A single genomic interval of Falco cherrug isolate bFalChe1 chromosome 8, bFalChe1.pri, whole genome shotgun sequence harbors:
- the INSIG2 gene encoding insulin-induced gene 2 protein isoform X1 produces the protein MAENDAMPILTKKCGPYISSVTSRGMNLVIRGIVLFFIGVFLALVLNLLQIQRNVTLFPPDVITSIFSSAWWVPPCCGTASAVIGLLYPCMDRHLGEPHKFKREWSSVMRCVAVFVGINHASAKVDFANNIQLSLTLAALSIGLWWTFDRSRSGFGLGVGIAFLATLVSQLLVYNGVYQYTSPDFLYVRSWLPCIFFAGGITMGNIGRQLAMYECKVIAEKSHED, from the exons ATGGCAGAAAATGATGCAATGCCAATCTTAACAAAAAAGTGTGGCCCATACATTTCATCTGTAACCAGTCGTGGCATGAATTTGGTAATTCGTGGTATAGTGCTGTTTTTTATTGGTGTATTTCTTGCATTAGTATTAAACTTGCTTCAGATCCAGAGAAACGTTACTCTCTTCCCCCCTGATGTGATCACAAGCATCTTCTCCTCAGCTTGGTGGGTACCACCTTGCTGTGGCACAGCGTCAG CTGTGATTGGGTTATTGTACCCGTGCATGGACAGACATCTGGGAGAGCCACATAAATTTAAGAGAGAATGGTCCAGTGTAATGCGATGTGTAGCAGTCTTTGTGGGAATAAATCATGCCAGCGCT AAAGTGGATTTTGCCAACAATATCCAGTTGTCTCTCACATTAGCAGCCCTGTCAATTGGTCTGTGGTGGACGTTTGATAGATCACGAAGTGGCTTTGGTCTTGGAGTAGGAATTGCTTTCTTAGCCACATTGGTGTCACAACTTCTCGTCTACAATGGAGTTTATCA ATACACATCTCCAGATTTCCTTTATGTGCGTTCGTGGTTGCCGtgtattttttttgctggtggAATAACTATGGGCAATATCGGCAGGCAGCTGGCAATG tatgAATGCAAAGTCATTGCAGAGAAGTCTCATGAGGACTGA
- the INSIG2 gene encoding insulin-induced gene 2 protein isoform X2: MDRHLGEPHKFKREWSSVMRCVAVFVGINHASAKVDFANNIQLSLTLAALSIGLWWTFDRSRSGFGLGVGIAFLATLVSQLLVYNGVYQYTSPDFLYVRSWLPCIFFAGGITMGNIGRQLAMYECKVIAEKSHED; this comes from the exons ATGGACAGACATCTGGGAGAGCCACATAAATTTAAGAGAGAATGGTCCAGTGTAATGCGATGTGTAGCAGTCTTTGTGGGAATAAATCATGCCAGCGCT AAAGTGGATTTTGCCAACAATATCCAGTTGTCTCTCACATTAGCAGCCCTGTCAATTGGTCTGTGGTGGACGTTTGATAGATCACGAAGTGGCTTTGGTCTTGGAGTAGGAATTGCTTTCTTAGCCACATTGGTGTCACAACTTCTCGTCTACAATGGAGTTTATCA ATACACATCTCCAGATTTCCTTTATGTGCGTTCGTGGTTGCCGtgtattttttttgctggtggAATAACTATGGGCAATATCGGCAGGCAGCTGGCAATG tatgAATGCAAAGTCATTGCAGAGAAGTCTCATGAGGACTGA